In Gasterosteus aculeatus chromosome 15, fGasAcu3.hap1.1, whole genome shotgun sequence, a single genomic region encodes these proteins:
- the kif26ab gene encoding kinesin-like protein KIF26A isoform X6, with amino-acid sequence MAALPAASFLPQPARYAASSSAAHAKQTSKGQPAAHSVLPLGERHRVPGWSQGPSASSGPKTSVQLTVAGGQISGSLSSVTIQAQQYLEGMWSISRVNNFLPQPKPGLTGEADTDVAASEAPVTTTTATMTATMTAGTLTPCRLGSSSQPGLAAPVPSTSSSASSSAAASFFIRAAQKLNLSSKRKKHQPSLLHPQEPSIYPTNFSGILQVSPPPAPPCLLRAVSKVKENPGMGKVKVMMRICPSLETADSSESQSFLKVDSRKKQLTLYDPASSPHSGSGHRRSATVAVPKIFAFDAVFTQDASQAEVCSGTVAEVIQSVVNGADGCIFCFGQVKLGKTYTMIGKDSSTQSLGIVPCAISWLFKLINERKEKTGTRFSVRVSAVEIFGKDEELQDLLSEVSTGSLQEGQSPGIHLREDPICGTQLQNQSELRAPTAEKAALFLDAAIAARSTSRPDVEEEERRNSHMLFTLHIYQYRMEKSGKGGMSGGRSRLHLIDLGSCEKVLSKSRDGGGGLCLSLNALGNVIMALANGAKHVPYRDSKLTMLLRESLGNINCRTTMISHISDSPANYADSLNTIQLASRIHRMRKKKSKYASSSSGGESSCEEGRIRRPPHLRPFHPRTVALDPDLPCVLSDPDYSSSSEQSCDTVIYVGPGGTAISDRELSDNEGPPAFVPIIPSLNRKKPTKEGRMDRDQFFKCNTFAELQERLECIDGSEEPTAFVGEVKRGQASPKADVSKENPGSVSPKTSANISHTEESISPKQSPKSVATQPTSTTPTTTSKPGDAKAQCIPSDRTSADGEKVLVSESRVSTNKLAADSGPNAEPVVREKVYFNKKALPKPAPPPSEHREPSKENTGNEERSSTRMPPVGMSHQAVKRRDPYTSPLLRAPVEVCQVRSTLRERCLDRDILRATVTLQQPVELNGEDELVFTVVEELSIGGIVDNGRPSSIISFNSDCSLQALASGSRPVSIISSINDEFDAYTLAVGGSEVNIAVVTPPQEGAMECVDSRGSSISSWLSEVSVCTLESEGAHSADVFLPQGKHMGPEAAFYFDSLDMLHCVSSPRGAKNSLNDSGFSFSELDSDSAASSKLSLTKCPASPESAKGCLRLTKITKAHSLSSSQLPQGPSIVHSSLPRKIKPTSSISHSSSSSSSSREPPRQEAKQQDPWQRVDKHTEPMFSDSSSTSKFLRNPPSGIPSSKASNNSNSVPRPPKVQGSTSSQRVVDGCEKSASKNPPSKMPQLRRGATTLGTVPVIHSSTDYKGSRDITASATSLKYSSLGKNNKDNSQKTSNLPKPGCTSPPPPPVRKSSLDQKTKILLPQSALKSAYGEAGRAFGARAAVSEDELEVRHRADSTSFKTSSLTAKVTSSLKARGPRGEAGQHYGSQMSLESLSLSGSRPALSRENSGASLGSSSGKSSRTIPRFGIPNSSSSPIATCPSSPSGGSMSKPGQAKAAVSPRALGAVSGSKARSLSVNNSKGLSSSTKSLATPVTRNTNANLPPSGRTSATRTTAAVGSKPGRGTIMGTKQALKAANSRVSELATGNLSGKHVRGSGDSDSGNDSGVNVSDDKSPVAMLPSPYSKITAPRRPQRYSSGHGSDNSSVLSGELPPAMGRTALFYHSGGSSGYESMIRDSEATGSASSAHDSMSESGMSSSGRTRSCKYPKKRANGFQRRRLIPAPLPDSSSLGKKAATAGQWVDLPPMSGPLKEPFEIKVYEIDDVERLQRRRLEETTEQPFQDVDTGLLYFNSKLKLLERRQQQVRELSAKYEVLLEELDDTKARLMMDPSKWMGEFEVDQNLDKESPEYLEALAQATEELEFCVNLCKSRVMMVTCFDISMPKSGTQEGLREVEV; translated from the exons gGCAGCTCAGAAGCTGAATCTGTCCTCTAAGCGGAAGAAGCACCAGCCCTCACTGCTCCACCCACAGGAGCCCTCCATTTACCCCACCAACTTCAGCGGCATCTTGCAGGTTTCGCCGCCCCCGGCCCCGCCATGCCTGCTACGAGCTGTGTCCAAAGTGAAAGAGAACCCAGGGATGGGAAAG GTGAAAGTGATGATGCGtatctgtccatctctggagaccgCGGACTCCTCAGAGTCACAGTCCTTCTTGAAAGTGGACAGCAGGAAGAAGCAGCTGACCCTCTACGACCCAGCATCCAGCCCACACTCCGGTTCAGGGCACAGGAGGTCCGCCACTGTGGCCGTCCCAAAGATATTTGCCTTCGATGCTGTTTTTACCCAGGATGCCTCACAA GCTGAGGTGTGCTCAGGGACGGTAGCCGAGGTCATCCAGTCGGTGGTGAACGGTGCAGACGGCTGCATCTTCTGCTTCGGCCAAGTGAAGCTCG GCAAGACATACACCATGATTGGCAAAGACAGCTCCACCCAGAGCCTCGGCATTGTGCCCTGTGCCATTTCCTGGCTATTCAAGCTCATCAACGAGCGCAAAGAGAAGACGGGCACGCGCTTCTCCGTCCGAGTGTCCGCCGTGGAAATCTTTGGGAAAgacgaggagctgcaggacttGCTGTCCGAGGTGTCAACCGGCAGCCTGCAGGAGGGCCAGTCCCCCGGCATCCACCTGAGAGAAGATCCCATCTGTGGCACTCAG CTTCAGAATCAGAGCGAGCTGCGTGCCCCGACGGCTGAGAAAGCCGCCCTCTTCCTGGACGCTGCCATCGCCGCACGCAGCACCAGCAGACCcgatgtggaggaggaggagcgccgCAACTCCCACATGCTGTTCACGCTTCACATCTACCAGTACCGCATGGAGAAGAGCGGCAAGGGAGGAA TGTCAGGTGGACGGAGCAGGCTACACCTCATCGACCTGGGGAGCTGTGAAAAGGTCCTGAGTAAAAGCAGAGACGGAGGGGGAGGCTTGTGTCTTTCTCTAAATGCGCTGGGAAATGTCATCATGGCTTTGGCGAATGGAGCGAAGCATGTACCTTACAG GGACAGCAAACTGACCATGTTGTTGAGGGAGTCCCTTGGCAACATCAACTGTAGAACCACCATGATCTCCCACATCTCTGATTCCCCCGCCAACTACGCTGACTCACTCAACACGATCCAGTTGGCATCCCGCATCCACCGGATGAGAAAGAAGAAATCTAAG TATGCATCCAGTTCATCTGGAGGTGAAAGTTCCTGTGAGGAAGGGAGGATCCGCCGGCCACCCCACCTCAGGCCGTTCCACCCTCGTACGGTGGCCCTGGACCCAGATCTGCCCTGCGTGCTCAGTGACCCGGACTACTCATCCAGTAGTGAACAATCTTGTGACACTGTCATTTATGTGGGCCCCGGGGGAACTGCGATCTCGGACAGGGAGCTTAGTGACAATGAAGGTCCACCCGCCTTCGTTCCAATCATCCCCTCCCTGAACAGAAAGAAGCCTACAAAAGAGGGCCGCATGGACAGAGACCAGTTCTTCAAATGCAACACATTCGCTGAGCTCCAGGAGAGATTGGAGTGTATTGATGGCAGTGAAGAACCCACGGCCTTTGTTGGAGAGGTCAAGCGAGGCCAGGCTAGCCCCAAGGCCGATGTATCTAAGGAGAACCCAGGCTCCGTTTCACCAAAGACTTCAGCTAATATTTCTCACACCGAAGAGAGTATCTCCCCCAAACAATCCCCGAAATCTGTTGCCACACAACCGACTTCAACCACTCCAACCACTACATCTAAACCCGGCGATGCCAAAGCGCAATGCATACCATCGGACAGGACCAGCGCTGACGGAGAGAAGGTCTTGGTCTCAGAAAGCAGAGTTAGCACCAACAAACTAGCGGCTGACTCGGGGCCTAATGCTGAGCCTGTGGTGCGGGAGAAGGTGTACTTCAACAAGAAAGCTTTGCCCAAGCCAGCCCCACCACCTTCAGAGCACAGAGAACCCAGCAAGGAAAACACTGGCAATGAAGAAAGATCTAGCACCAGAATGCCTCCTGTAGGCATGAGCCACCAGGCTGTGAAAAGGAGGGATCCCTACACTTCCCCTCTGCTCAGAGCTCCGGTGGAGGTGTGCCAGGTGCGATCTACCTTGAGGGAAAGATGTCTGGATCGTGACATCCTTAGAGCCACGGTGACCTTGCAGCAGCCTGTGGAGCTGAATGGAGAGGATGAGCTTGTGTTCACTGTGGTGGAGGAGCTATCCATAGGCGGTATTGTAGATAATGGTCGGCCCTCCAGCATTATCAGTTTTAACAGTGACTGCTCCCTTCAGGCCCTGGCGTCTGGTTCCCGACCCGtcagcatcatcagcagcatTAATGACGAATTCGACGCCTACACGTTGGCTGTGGGAGGCTCAGAGGTGAACATTGCAGTGGTCACTCCCCCCCAGGAAGGGGCAATGGAGTGTGTGGACAGCAGGGGTTCATCCATCAGCTCTTGGTTGAGTGAGGTTAGCGTCTGCACCTTGGAGAGTGAAGGGGCTCATTCGGCCGACGTTTTCCTTCCACAGGGCAAACACATGGGACCAGAGGCTGCCTTTTACTTTGACTCCCTGGATATGCTCCATTGTGTGTCTTCACCAAGAGGTGCCAAGAACTCCCTAAATGACAGTGGATTTAGTTTTTCCGAATTAGACAGCGATAGTGCCGCGTCAAGCAAACTATCCTTGACAAAGTGCCCTGCATCTCCAGAATCAGCCAAAGGCTGCCTCAGATTGACCAAAATAACTAAAGCTCACTCACTTAGCTCCTCTCAACTTCCACAGGGCCCCTCCATAGTCCACTCCAGTCTTCCCAGGAAGATTAaacctacctcatccatctcccatagtagtagcagtagcagcagcagtagagaGCCACCAAGGCAAGAGGCTAAGCAGCAGGACCCTTGGCAGCGTGTTGACAAGCACACCGAGCCTATGTTCTCTGACTCAAGCAGCACCAGCAAATTTCTCCGAAATCCCCCCAGCGGTATCCCTTCCAGCAAGGCAtccaacaacagcaacagtgtACCTCGCCCACCCAAGGTGCAGGGGTCTACCTCATCCCAGAGGGTGGTCGATGGCTGTGAGAAATCAGCCAGTAAGAATCCACCAAGCAAAATGCCCCAGCTGAGACGAGGCGCCACCACCCTGGGAACAGTGCCCGTCATCCATTCCTCCACAGACTACAAGGGAAGCCGAGATATTACTGCATCTGCCACAAGCCTTAAATACTCCTCTCTggggaaaaacaacaaggaTAACTCGCAGAAAACGAGCAATCTCCCTAAACCTGGTTGCacttcacctccacctcctccagtgcGAAAGTCCAGTCTTGACCAAAAGACTAAGATCCTGCTGCCCCAAAGTGCCTTAAAGTCAGCATATGGGGAAGCAGGAAGGGCTTTTGGGGCAAGGGCAGCTGTTTCAGAGGATGAGCTTGAGGTACGGCACAGAGCGGATTCAACCAGTTTCAAAACCTCCAGCCTCACAGCCAAAGTTACCTCCAGCCTCAAGGCCAGAGGGCCGAGAGGAGAAGCTGGGCAGCATTACGGAAGTCAAATGTCCCTGGAAAGTCTGTCCTTATCGGGTTCCAGACCTGCGCTTAGTAGGGAGAATAGTGGGGCCAGTCTGGGGAGCAGTAGTGGCAAATCCAGCAGGACCATTCCGAGATTTGGTATTCCCAATTCATCCAGCTCCCCTATAGCTACCTGCCCATCATCCCCGAGTGGGGGAAGTATGAGCAAACCTGGTCAAGcaaaagctgctgttagtcCCAGAGCGTTAGGAGCGGTCAGCGGCAGTAAGGCACGCTCACTCTCAGTCAACAACTCCAAGGGCCTAAGCTCCTCCACCAAATCTTTGGCCACTCCCGTGACCAGAAATACCAACGCCAACCTGCCACCGTCAGGACGGACATCAGCCACTCGAACCACCGCCGCGGTCGGCAGTAAGCCTGGCCGGGGAACCATCATGGGCACAAAGCAGGCCCTGAAGGCCGCCAACAGCCGCGTGAGCGAACTGGCGACGGGGAACCTATCAGGCAAACACGTGAGAGGTTCGGGAGATTCGGACAGCGGGAATGACAgcggtgtgaatgtgagtgatgACAAATCGCCCGTAGCCATGCTGCCTTCTCCGTACAGCAAAATAACAGCACCCAGGCGGCCGCAGCGTTACAGCAGCGGCCACGGTAGCGACAACAGCAGTGTGTTGAGCGGGGAGCTGCCCCCGGCTATGGGCCGCACAGCCCTGTTCTACcacagcggcggcagcagcggaTATGAAAGCATGATCCGTGACAGCGAAGCCACAGGCAGCGCTTCGTCGGCCCACGATTCCATGAGCGAGAGCGGCATGTCTTCTTCGGGCAGAACAAGGAGCTGCAAGTATCCCAAGAAGAGAGCAAATG GCTTCCAGAGGAGGCGGCTCATCCCGGCACCCCTGCCAGACTCCTCCTCCCTGGGTAAGAAGGCGGCCACAGCCGGCCAGTGGGTGGACTTGCCTCCTATGTCAGGGCCCCTAAAGGAGCCTTTTGAGATCAAGGTGTATGAGATCGACGATGTGGAGCGACTCCAGAGACGGcgtctggaggaaaccacagAG CAACCATTCCAGGATGTGGACACG GGGCTGCTGTATTTTAACAGTAAGTTGAAGCTGTTGGAGAGAAGGCAACAGCAAGTGAGAGAACTGAGTGCAAAGTATGAGGTGTTGCTGGAGGAGCTTGATGACACCAAAGCCCGACTGATGATGGACCCCAGCAAGTGGATGGGAGAGT ttgaAGTGGACCAGAATTTGGATAAAGAGTCTCCAGAGTACCTGGAGGCCTTGGCACAGGCCACAGAGGAACTGGAGTTCTGTGTCAATCTATGCAAGTCCCGTGTCATGATGGTGACCTGCTTTGACATCAGCATGCCGAAATCTGGCACCCAGGAGGGACTGCGGGAAGTCGAAGTCTGA
- the kif26ab gene encoding kinesin-like protein KIF26A isoform X8, with product MGVKAAQKLNLSSKRKKHQPSLLHPQEPSIYPTNFSGILQVSPPPAPPCLLRAVSKVKENPGMGKVKVMMRICPSLETADSSESQSFLKVDSRKKQLTLYDPASSPHSGSGHRRSATVAVPKIFAFDAVFTQDASQAEVCSGTVAEVIQSVVNGADGCIFCFGQVKLGKTYTMIGKDSSTQSLGIVPCAISWLFKLINERKEKTGTRFSVRVSAVEIFGKDEELQDLLSEVSTGSLQEGQSPGIHLREDPICGTQLQNQSELRAPTAEKAALFLDAAIAARSTSRPDVEEEERRNSHMLFTLHIYQYRMEKSGKGGMSGGRSRLHLIDLGSCEKVLSKSRDGGGGLCLSLNALGNVIMALANGAKHVPYRDSKLTMLLRESLGNINCRTTMISHISDSPANYADSLNTIQLASRIHRMRKKKSKYASSSSGGESSCEEGRIRRPPHLRPFHPRTVALDPDLPCVLSDPDYSSSSEQSCDTVIYVGPGGTAISDRELSDNEGPPAFVPIIPSLNRKKPTKEGRMDRDQFFKCNTFAELQERLECIDGSEEPTAFVGEVKRGQASPKADVSKENPGSVSPKTSANISHTEESISPKQSPKSVATQPTSTTPTTTSKPGDAKAQCIPSDRTSADGEKVLVSESRVSTNKLAADSGPNAEPVVREKVYFNKKALPKPAPPPSEHREPSKENTGNEERSSTRMPPVGMSHQAVKRRDPYTSPLLRAPVEVCQVRSTLRERCLDRDILRATVTLQQPVELNGEDELVFTVVEELSIGGIVDNGRPSSIISFNSDCSLQALASGSRPVSIISSINDEFDAYTLAVGGSEVNIAVVTPPQEGAMECVDSRGSSISSWLSEVSVCTLESEGAHSADVFLPQGKHMGPEAAFYFDSLDMLHCVSSPRGAKNSLNDSGFSFSELDSDSAASSKLSLTKCPASPESAKGCLRLTKITKAHSLSSSQLPQGPSIVHSSLPRKIKPTSSISHSSSSSSSSREPPRQEAKQQDPWQRVDKHTEPMFSDSSSTSKFLRNPPSGIPSSKASNNSNSVPRPPKVQGSTSSQRVVDGCEKSASKNPPSKMPQLRRGATTLGTVPVIHSSTDYKGSRDITASATSLKYSSLGKNNKDNSQKTSNLPKPGCTSPPPPPVRKSSLDQKTKILLPQSALKSAYGEAGRAFGARAAVSEDELEVRHRADSTSFKTSSLTAKVTSSLKARGPRGEAGQHYGSQMSLESLSLSGSRPALSRENSGASLGSSSGKSSRTIPRFGIPNSSSSPIATCPSSPSGGSMSKPGQAKAAVSPRALGAVSGSKARSLSVNNSKGLSSSTKSLATPVTRNTNANLPPSGRTSATRTTAAVGSKPGRGTIMGTKQALKAANSRVSELATGNLSGKHVRGSGDSDSGNDSGVNVSDDKSPVAMLPSPYSKITAPRRPQRYSSGHGSDNSSVLSGELPPAMGRTALFYHSGGSSGYESMIRDSEATGSASSAHDSMSESGMSSSGRTRSCKYPKKRANGFQRRRLIPAPLPDSSSLGKKAATAGQWVDLPPMSGPLKEPFEIKVYEIDDVERLQRRRLEETTEQPFQDVDTGLLYFNSKLKLLERRQQQVRELSAKYEVLLEELDDTKARLMMDPSKWMGEFEVDQNLDKESPEYLEALAQATEELEFCVNLCKSRVMMVTCFDISMPKSGTQEGLREVEV from the exons gGCAGCTCAGAAGCTGAATCTGTCCTCTAAGCGGAAGAAGCACCAGCCCTCACTGCTCCACCCACAGGAGCCCTCCATTTACCCCACCAACTTCAGCGGCATCTTGCAGGTTTCGCCGCCCCCGGCCCCGCCATGCCTGCTACGAGCTGTGTCCAAAGTGAAAGAGAACCCAGGGATGGGAAAG GTGAAAGTGATGATGCGtatctgtccatctctggagaccgCGGACTCCTCAGAGTCACAGTCCTTCTTGAAAGTGGACAGCAGGAAGAAGCAGCTGACCCTCTACGACCCAGCATCCAGCCCACACTCCGGTTCAGGGCACAGGAGGTCCGCCACTGTGGCCGTCCCAAAGATATTTGCCTTCGATGCTGTTTTTACCCAGGATGCCTCACAA GCTGAGGTGTGCTCAGGGACGGTAGCCGAGGTCATCCAGTCGGTGGTGAACGGTGCAGACGGCTGCATCTTCTGCTTCGGCCAAGTGAAGCTCG GCAAGACATACACCATGATTGGCAAAGACAGCTCCACCCAGAGCCTCGGCATTGTGCCCTGTGCCATTTCCTGGCTATTCAAGCTCATCAACGAGCGCAAAGAGAAGACGGGCACGCGCTTCTCCGTCCGAGTGTCCGCCGTGGAAATCTTTGGGAAAgacgaggagctgcaggacttGCTGTCCGAGGTGTCAACCGGCAGCCTGCAGGAGGGCCAGTCCCCCGGCATCCACCTGAGAGAAGATCCCATCTGTGGCACTCAG CTTCAGAATCAGAGCGAGCTGCGTGCCCCGACGGCTGAGAAAGCCGCCCTCTTCCTGGACGCTGCCATCGCCGCACGCAGCACCAGCAGACCcgatgtggaggaggaggagcgccgCAACTCCCACATGCTGTTCACGCTTCACATCTACCAGTACCGCATGGAGAAGAGCGGCAAGGGAGGAA TGTCAGGTGGACGGAGCAGGCTACACCTCATCGACCTGGGGAGCTGTGAAAAGGTCCTGAGTAAAAGCAGAGACGGAGGGGGAGGCTTGTGTCTTTCTCTAAATGCGCTGGGAAATGTCATCATGGCTTTGGCGAATGGAGCGAAGCATGTACCTTACAG GGACAGCAAACTGACCATGTTGTTGAGGGAGTCCCTTGGCAACATCAACTGTAGAACCACCATGATCTCCCACATCTCTGATTCCCCCGCCAACTACGCTGACTCACTCAACACGATCCAGTTGGCATCCCGCATCCACCGGATGAGAAAGAAGAAATCTAAG TATGCATCCAGTTCATCTGGAGGTGAAAGTTCCTGTGAGGAAGGGAGGATCCGCCGGCCACCCCACCTCAGGCCGTTCCACCCTCGTACGGTGGCCCTGGACCCAGATCTGCCCTGCGTGCTCAGTGACCCGGACTACTCATCCAGTAGTGAACAATCTTGTGACACTGTCATTTATGTGGGCCCCGGGGGAACTGCGATCTCGGACAGGGAGCTTAGTGACAATGAAGGTCCACCCGCCTTCGTTCCAATCATCCCCTCCCTGAACAGAAAGAAGCCTACAAAAGAGGGCCGCATGGACAGAGACCAGTTCTTCAAATGCAACACATTCGCTGAGCTCCAGGAGAGATTGGAGTGTATTGATGGCAGTGAAGAACCCACGGCCTTTGTTGGAGAGGTCAAGCGAGGCCAGGCTAGCCCCAAGGCCGATGTATCTAAGGAGAACCCAGGCTCCGTTTCACCAAAGACTTCAGCTAATATTTCTCACACCGAAGAGAGTATCTCCCCCAAACAATCCCCGAAATCTGTTGCCACACAACCGACTTCAACCACTCCAACCACTACATCTAAACCCGGCGATGCCAAAGCGCAATGCATACCATCGGACAGGACCAGCGCTGACGGAGAGAAGGTCTTGGTCTCAGAAAGCAGAGTTAGCACCAACAAACTAGCGGCTGACTCGGGGCCTAATGCTGAGCCTGTGGTGCGGGAGAAGGTGTACTTCAACAAGAAAGCTTTGCCCAAGCCAGCCCCACCACCTTCAGAGCACAGAGAACCCAGCAAGGAAAACACTGGCAATGAAGAAAGATCTAGCACCAGAATGCCTCCTGTAGGCATGAGCCACCAGGCTGTGAAAAGGAGGGATCCCTACACTTCCCCTCTGCTCAGAGCTCCGGTGGAGGTGTGCCAGGTGCGATCTACCTTGAGGGAAAGATGTCTGGATCGTGACATCCTTAGAGCCACGGTGACCTTGCAGCAGCCTGTGGAGCTGAATGGAGAGGATGAGCTTGTGTTCACTGTGGTGGAGGAGCTATCCATAGGCGGTATTGTAGATAATGGTCGGCCCTCCAGCATTATCAGTTTTAACAGTGACTGCTCCCTTCAGGCCCTGGCGTCTGGTTCCCGACCCGtcagcatcatcagcagcatTAATGACGAATTCGACGCCTACACGTTGGCTGTGGGAGGCTCAGAGGTGAACATTGCAGTGGTCACTCCCCCCCAGGAAGGGGCAATGGAGTGTGTGGACAGCAGGGGTTCATCCATCAGCTCTTGGTTGAGTGAGGTTAGCGTCTGCACCTTGGAGAGTGAAGGGGCTCATTCGGCCGACGTTTTCCTTCCACAGGGCAAACACATGGGACCAGAGGCTGCCTTTTACTTTGACTCCCTGGATATGCTCCATTGTGTGTCTTCACCAAGAGGTGCCAAGAACTCCCTAAATGACAGTGGATTTAGTTTTTCCGAATTAGACAGCGATAGTGCCGCGTCAAGCAAACTATCCTTGACAAAGTGCCCTGCATCTCCAGAATCAGCCAAAGGCTGCCTCAGATTGACCAAAATAACTAAAGCTCACTCACTTAGCTCCTCTCAACTTCCACAGGGCCCCTCCATAGTCCACTCCAGTCTTCCCAGGAAGATTAaacctacctcatccatctcccatagtagtagcagtagcagcagcagtagagaGCCACCAAGGCAAGAGGCTAAGCAGCAGGACCCTTGGCAGCGTGTTGACAAGCACACCGAGCCTATGTTCTCTGACTCAAGCAGCACCAGCAAATTTCTCCGAAATCCCCCCAGCGGTATCCCTTCCAGCAAGGCAtccaacaacagcaacagtgtACCTCGCCCACCCAAGGTGCAGGGGTCTACCTCATCCCAGAGGGTGGTCGATGGCTGTGAGAAATCAGCCAGTAAGAATCCACCAAGCAAAATGCCCCAGCTGAGACGAGGCGCCACCACCCTGGGAACAGTGCCCGTCATCCATTCCTCCACAGACTACAAGGGAAGCCGAGATATTACTGCATCTGCCACAAGCCTTAAATACTCCTCTCTggggaaaaacaacaaggaTAACTCGCAGAAAACGAGCAATCTCCCTAAACCTGGTTGCacttcacctccacctcctccagtgcGAAAGTCCAGTCTTGACCAAAAGACTAAGATCCTGCTGCCCCAAAGTGCCTTAAAGTCAGCATATGGGGAAGCAGGAAGGGCTTTTGGGGCAAGGGCAGCTGTTTCAGAGGATGAGCTTGAGGTACGGCACAGAGCGGATTCAACCAGTTTCAAAACCTCCAGCCTCACAGCCAAAGTTACCTCCAGCCTCAAGGCCAGAGGGCCGAGAGGAGAAGCTGGGCAGCATTACGGAAGTCAAATGTCCCTGGAAAGTCTGTCCTTATCGGGTTCCAGACCTGCGCTTAGTAGGGAGAATAGTGGGGCCAGTCTGGGGAGCAGTAGTGGCAAATCCAGCAGGACCATTCCGAGATTTGGTATTCCCAATTCATCCAGCTCCCCTATAGCTACCTGCCCATCATCCCCGAGTGGGGGAAGTATGAGCAAACCTGGTCAAGcaaaagctgctgttagtcCCAGAGCGTTAGGAGCGGTCAGCGGCAGTAAGGCACGCTCACTCTCAGTCAACAACTCCAAGGGCCTAAGCTCCTCCACCAAATCTTTGGCCACTCCCGTGACCAGAAATACCAACGCCAACCTGCCACCGTCAGGACGGACATCAGCCACTCGAACCACCGCCGCGGTCGGCAGTAAGCCTGGCCGGGGAACCATCATGGGCACAAAGCAGGCCCTGAAGGCCGCCAACAGCCGCGTGAGCGAACTGGCGACGGGGAACCTATCAGGCAAACACGTGAGAGGTTCGGGAGATTCGGACAGCGGGAATGACAgcggtgtgaatgtgagtgatgACAAATCGCCCGTAGCCATGCTGCCTTCTCCGTACAGCAAAATAACAGCACCCAGGCGGCCGCAGCGTTACAGCAGCGGCCACGGTAGCGACAACAGCAGTGTGTTGAGCGGGGAGCTGCCCCCGGCTATGGGCCGCACAGCCCTGTTCTACcacagcggcggcagcagcggaTATGAAAGCATGATCCGTGACAGCGAAGCCACAGGCAGCGCTTCGTCGGCCCACGATTCCATGAGCGAGAGCGGCATGTCTTCTTCGGGCAGAACAAGGAGCTGCAAGTATCCCAAGAAGAGAGCAAATG GCTTCCAGAGGAGGCGGCTCATCCCGGCACCCCTGCCAGACTCCTCCTCCCTGGGTAAGAAGGCGGCCACAGCCGGCCAGTGGGTGGACTTGCCTCCTATGTCAGGGCCCCTAAAGGAGCCTTTTGAGATCAAGGTGTATGAGATCGACGATGTGGAGCGACTCCAGAGACGGcgtctggaggaaaccacagAG CAACCATTCCAGGATGTGGACACG GGGCTGCTGTATTTTAACAGTAAGTTGAAGCTGTTGGAGAGAAGGCAACAGCAAGTGAGAGAACTGAGTGCAAAGTATGAGGTGTTGCTGGAGGAGCTTGATGACACCAAAGCCCGACTGATGATGGACCCCAGCAAGTGGATGGGAGAGT ttgaAGTGGACCAGAATTTGGATAAAGAGTCTCCAGAGTACCTGGAGGCCTTGGCACAGGCCACAGAGGAACTGGAGTTCTGTGTCAATCTATGCAAGTCCCGTGTCATGATGGTGACCTGCTTTGACATCAGCATGCCGAAATCTGGCACCCAGGAGGGACTGCGGGAAGTCGAAGTCTGA